In bacterium, one DNA window encodes the following:
- a CDS encoding 4Fe-4S binding protein, translated as MADNRRKIIINPDKCDLCGTCVGVCPEDAIILYEYTITVDDLKCTGCGLCAAVCPVAVPEVVSGND; from the coding sequence ATGGCAGATAACAGGAGAAAAATTATAATTAATCCTGACAAGTGCGACTTATGCGGTACTTGCGTAGGAGTCTGCCCAGAGGATGCCATTATTCTGTACGAATATACTATTACAGTTGATGATTTAAAGTGTACTGGATGCGGCCTTTGTGCTGCTGTCTGCCCTGTTGCTGTGCCGGAAGTGGTGAGCGGAAATGATTAA
- a CDS encoding UbiA family prenyltransferase, which translates to MKKGVEFLDFLFVLRPMLFYPIWTFFLAGLWAAERYGNSGETYNSLIVIISLTLVIGAVFILNQVRDKVTDRINNKLFLIANDIVTEKQAFAETILLSFAGLSVIVFVSFKIFAIFIVLFVLSGWAYNFPPLRWKDRPIMGMVTNSLSGLFIYSAGWITGGGTGIVPVQVIPYALAGAAVYLNTTLPDMKGDRAADKMTFSVKYGISACIRAAAFIEILSVILAFVFSDWILFFAGLVVLPLFLYSAVKPGLRSAVMAIKFSVVALLAGVCIFYPFLLAAVFVSFIITKWYYKKRFNFNYPNLKANNGR; encoded by the coding sequence ATGAAAAAAGGCGTAGAGTTTTTAGATTTTCTATTTGTCTTGCGTCCCATGCTGTTCTATCCCATTTGGACATTTTTTCTTGCAGGATTGTGGGCAGCGGAGAGATATGGTAATTCAGGGGAGACATATAATTCTTTAATTGTTATCATTTCCCTTACTCTTGTTATAGGCGCTGTTTTTATCCTTAACCAGGTAAGAGATAAGGTAACCGACAGGATTAACAACAAATTGTTTCTTATTGCAAATGATATAGTTACTGAGAAACAGGCGTTTGCGGAAACAATTTTGCTTAGTTTTGCCGGGCTGTCTGTCATTGTTTTTGTTTCTTTTAAAATATTTGCGATATTTATTGTTCTCTTTGTACTTTCAGGATGGGCTTATAACTTTCCTCCTTTAAGATGGAAAGACAGGCCGATTATGGGAATGGTGACAAATAGTTTATCCGGCCTTTTTATTTATTCTGCAGGGTGGATAACAGGAGGGGGCACAGGAATTGTTCCTGTACAGGTGATTCCCTATGCGCTTGCAGGAGCTGCGGTTTATCTTAATACTACACTTCCTGATATGAAGGGGGACAGGGCTGCAGATAAGATGACATTCTCAGTAAAATACGGAATATCAGCGTGTATAAGAGCCGCAGCTTTTATTGAAATATTAAGTGTTATCCTGGCATTTGTATTTTCAGACTGGATTTTATTTTTTGCAGGTTTAGTTGTTTTGCCGCTGTTTTTATACAGCGCTGTTAAACCCGGACTCAGGAGCGCTGTAATGGCGATTAAATTTTCCGTAGTAGCTCTTCTTGCAGGTGTGTGTATTTTTTATCCGTTTTTACTTGCAGCGGTTTTTGTATCATTTATTATTACAAAATGGTATTATAAAAAACGGTTTAATTTTAATTACCCGAATTTAAAAGCAAACAATGGCAGATAA